The following is a genomic window from Pyxidicoccus trucidator.
TTCGACGTCGAGCGTCGAGCCGTCGATGGTGCGGGTGAGCTTCGACTCGATGGATGCCCACGCGCCCTCGTCCAGCGACGGCAGCGGCGAGCCATATGCGGGGCGCGGAGTGCACTCCGGGAGCTGCGTGGAAGGCGGACAGCGCCCGGGCCCTCCCTTACAGGCTTGCACCAGTGCCTCGCAGAGCGAGACGCGGCGGATGACGCGGCGCGGGTCCGTGACGGCCCAGGGGCAGGGGGACCCGCCCAGGCAGAAGTCCGCGGGGGTGCCCAGGCTGACCGAGGCCTGACGTACCCGCTCCATCAGCTCGGGCCCGGACAGCTCGGGCCGGTAGCCCCAGAGGGTGGCGACCAGCCCGGACACCACCGCCGTGGACACGGACGTTCCCGTGAGGATGTCCGTGGGCACGAGCGCGCCGGTCGCGTCGACGTCGGTCGCCAGCGCGTGCGCGCCGGGTGCCGCCAGGCGCGGGCGCCCCCCGGGGCGGGTGCTCGCCAGCGGCGCGTCGTCCCCCCGCACTCCGCCCACCGCGTAGACCAGGGGCCGGTAGACAGTCGCCCCCGCTGGCGGAAGCGGGGGATACGCTCCCGTGCCCGAGTAGCCCAGGCCCTCGAAGGGCTCGCACTGCGCGAGCGCGGGTGCCGGCTTCTGCTCCCAGTCCGCGGGGTACATGGCGCCGAAGACCGGCTCCGGTCCGCCCGGATCATTCCCCGCAGCGGCGATGACCAGGCCCCCGCGGCAGACGGCATGGGTGATGGCGGCATGGACCGCGCGCACCGGAGCCGGCAGCTGCTCCACCAGGTCACCGCTGTAGGCGCCGCCGAAGCGCCCGTCCCACGCGAGGCTGAGGTTGACGACCAGGCGCGGCTGGGGCGTCGCCGTCTTCCCCGGCGGGACCTCCCCCGCGTTGTGGCCGCGCCACTCAGTCACCGCGGCGTGGATGGCCCGCGCCAGCTGCGTCTGTTCCCCGAAGTAGCCTCCATGCGCCAGGTCCCTCACGTTCGGCGTCACCTGTGGGAGCGCCAGGTGGTTGGCCACCTGGGCAATGCAGACGGGGCTTCCGTCCGGACAGCCCAGCTCGCGCACGACGCGGCCCATCGCATGACCATGACCGAGCCTGTCCTCCACCGCCTCGCCGTCGCTGTAGCGGTGGGGCGCGGAGTCCACAATGGCGACGCGCACCTCCGCGGGTTGAAACGTTCCGCCCGGGGGGAGGACCGCCAGCTGTCCCGTCTGCGCATGGAAGTCCGTGTGCAGCGTCTGCCAGGCGGCCTTGACGGTGGCGCTCGAGCCCATGGGGGCCACCACCTGACAGTCGCGGTCGAGCCGGAGGGCCCGCGCGCCCAGCCCCGACTTCAGCAGCGTCACCGCCTGCTGCGAGGGGAGGCCGCCCCCTGGAGTCTGCCAGTCGTACGAACAGAAGGGCGCGAGCCCGGGGGGCAGTGCCCACTGGCCCCGGCTGACCTCGAACAGCCGCGCCCCGGCCCACTGGCCTCCCTGGCCGGAAGGGCCCTGCGGACAGCTGTCGATGCCCTCCGCCAGGACGGCAATCCAACGGTTGCTCGGGCAGGCCGCGTCCTGGGGGATGGGAGGCGACACGGGGACGCAGGTGCCTCCCATCATGGGGCAGGGCGGCGCGCCGGCATCCAGGGCGAACGTACCCCGCGTCAGGGCCGGGCTCCCTCCCTCCTCGGGGCTTGCTCCCGAGGGCGCGCAGGCCGTGACTCCGACGGCCAGGATGCCGGCAACCAGAAAGCGGACGGACTTCATGTGAGTGTCTCCCGGAGGGGGTGAATCATGGAACGAGTGCGCGGAAGGCGGCCCAGTCCGACTCCGGCCGGCTGGCGCGAAGCTCGAGCTGGGCGCGGCGGAGCGCGTCCGGCAGCTCGGTGGAGGTGCCGGGTCCGCCCTCGCGGTAGAGCGCCCGCATCAGCTCCATGGCGTGCGCGTCATCCACCTCGCGCCACGCGGCCACGGCCCCCTGGGCGCCTGCGGCGAGGAAGGCCTGCGCCAGTTCCAGGCCCTCCACCGGGGAGTCCTGGGCCGCGCGAACCGTCTCACAGCCCGAGAGCACCACCCAGGAGGGCACGCGGCGCAGGGCCAGCACGTCCCCCACCAGCAGCCGCCCCTCGTGGAGGGGCATCGTGCTCTCCCACCCGCCGAGCCCGGCGAAGCGCCCATGCCCCGCGTAGTGGAAGAGCTCCGCGCGCTCGAGGGCTGCGCGAACCCCGGCGCCCGTCGCGGCGGGGCCCGACAGCATCTGGACGCGCCAGTCCCCCCGCAGCGCTTCGTCGACGCGCCGCGCCTCCTCACGCGCCTGGGGGAGGTTGCCCTCGGGGTCCGCGACGATGAGCGCGGTGCGCTCCCGGGCTCCGGCCCCGGCCAGCCTCGACTCCGATCTCGCCAGGTCCAGCGCGTAGGCCACCGGACGCCCCGCGACCAGTGCGTCCCCGTTGAAGGGCAGGGCGTGGAAGTCCACGGCGCGAAGCACGCCGTAGGGCACCAGGGTGACGCGCCTCGCCGCGGCCAGCTCCGCGTGAAAGGGCTCCAGCAGGGTGGCGGCCAGCGTCGCGGGTGGAGCGCCGGGGGAGACGGGCTCGAGGAAGCGGGCCGTCACGCCGCGGTCGTCGGCCGCGAAGCCGACCCAGCCTCGCGGTGCCGGGTAGTAGACGAGCCACAGCTCACCGGGCACGGGGCGGGCGCGCGCGCCCCGCGAGGGGCTCACTGCGGAGGCAGGCGCCAGCAGGGAGAACGCCTCCTCCAGGAGCGCCCGCAGTCGCTCCTCGCGCAGCCGCCGGGCCTGGCGGACCTCCGCGAGACGGGCCGCGGAGAGCCGCCAGTCCCGCGCGGCCTCTTCATCCAGCGCCTCGCGCTCCTGGCGGTAGGCCGAGAGGGCGCTGTCCCACCGGGCGCGCTCCGCCGACGGGAGGTGCGTCACCCGGCCGGACAGCCGCACGGCCTCGAGTACCCGCGCCCGCGCGCGCCGCGCCACTTCCAGGGCCTCCTCGACGTGTCCCGCTTTCACCGCGAGCGTCACGTACGCGCGGCTGCCGCGCTCGCGCTCGCGCAGGAAGACGTGCCTGCCCTCCATCAGCGGCACCCGCAGGGCCTCGCCGTCCAGCAGGTCCTCGGCCTGGGCATAGGTCGCGAGCGCCGCGCGCACGTCCCCGAGCTGCTCCGCCGCCCGGGCCCGGCCGAACGCCGCGCGCCAGCGGGCCTCGGGTGACGCCGACGCCTCGGCCAGCTCCGCCAGTCGCGCGAAGCGGTGCCGTGCCTGGCGCGCGTGCCCCGCCGCCAGGAGGATGCGGCCCTCGAGGTCCAGCCACCACAGGGCGAGGCGTGCTCCCGGCTCCGGGCGCGCGCGGCGGGCCTCGCGCAGCCGGGCCGCCGCGGCCTCGGCGCGCCCCGCATGCAGCTCCGCCAGCGCCAGATTCACGAGGACATTGGCCTCATCATCGGGGCTGGCACACACGCCGCGGTAGAGCGCGAGCGCCTCCTCCAGCGGGGGCTCCGGCTCGCCCCGGGGCGGGCCCCCGGCTTCCCGCGCGAGCAGCAGTCCCCAGCCGATGTTGGTGAGCAGGTCCGCCTTTTCACAGTCGGAGTCCCCGGTCTCCGCACGCAGCACCTCCAGCAGCGCGAGGGACTCGGCGTCGCGGCCGAGGGACTGGAGCGTCGTCGCCAGCACCTGCTGCACCGCCCGTTGCATGCGCCCGATGCCCAGCCGCTCCGCGAGCAGCGCCGCCTCGGTGAAGTGCCTGAGCGCGGTGCCGGGGTCCCCCGACTCGAGGGCCAGCAGCCCCTCGTGATAGGCCACATGGGCGCTCCCCTCGGGATGGCTTCCCTCCAGGGGGCCCAGCGCGCCGAGCACCTCGCGCGCCTCGGTGAAGCGGCGCCCATGGTGGATGAGCGTATAGGTGAGGACCATCGCGTCGCTGGTCTCGTCCGAGCGGCGCTGCGCGTCGCGGTGGAGCTTCAGCGTCTCCCTCAGCAGCGCGACTGCCTCCTCGGAATGGCCCAGCGACAGCTCGACGCGGGCCAGGAGGCTCCTCGCCCGTGCGCGAGCGACGTCCGGGAGCGCCGGGGCCTCCTCGCGCAGCAGTCGCGCCGCCTCGTCGGCCTTCCCCTCCATGCGCAGCGCCGTCGCGCGCTGGAGGAGTGGCACCGGCTCCGTCTCCCGCACCGGCAGCCGCCACACTGCCGGGCCCCCCGGTAGCGCCACCTCCAGCACCACCTCCGTGGCTCCGGCTGGCACGACGAAGGTGCAGGCACGCCCGCCCGGCGCCTCCCGCTCCTCCACGGGAAGCCGGGCCCCACCCGCCGAGACAGCCAGTGCCACCCGCGCGGGAAGCTCCACCCAGAGCCGCAGGCGGCGGTCCCCGGGGAGCTCACATACCGGTCCACCGATGACGGCGGCGCAGCCGGCGAACCCGACGCGCAGCGACTGCGTCGGAGGGGGAGGGGGAAGTGCGGCGGGCGCCTGCCGTTGGCACTGGCAGGCCCCGCTGGTGAGCACGAGCGCCAGGGCCAGCAGCAGCGCGGCCCGCCTCATGGGCGGTCCACGAGCAGGAACTTCCGGGTGAGCAGCCTCCAGGTGCCCGCCTCCGGTGCGCGGCCCTCCTCGACCCGGGCGAGCACCTCGCCCGGGGCCTCCGGGAGCGTCCCGGGGCGCCCCACGGCGATGGCCAGGGTCCACTCGCCCGGCGGAAGGGGGAGCAGCGCCTCCACCGGACCGCGAATGCGCACCGCGCCTTCCGGAGAGCGCTCCAGGAGCGGTGACCAGGCCCTCGCCTCGCCCGACCGCAGGAGGAAGGCGCGTACCTCCACGGGCCCTTCCACCGCCTGCTCCGGGCGTAGGAGCACGTCGAGCCGCGAGCCGGGGCCCAGGCGTGGCACCTCCGGCTCCGTCGCCCCCGCGCGCACCGCCTGCTCGCTGGAGACCGACAGGGTATAGCCCGGCAGCGGCGGGGCCTCTCGGGGGAGGGCAAGCAGGAGGACCGCGGCGGCCGCGGCCAGGGCCGCCACGGCCGGCGCGAGCCTCCGCCAGCGAGACCTGGGGGCGGGTGGGGCGGAGCGGGCGGGAGGCGCCGCTTCCCGGGCCGGCTCCGCCGCGAGCTCCCGCTCCAGCCGCGTGGCGATGCCCTCCCGCGCCGCCGCATCCAGCGGACGGAGGGCCTCGTAGGCCTCCGCGGCGGAGGGGTCCTCCGCGGCAAGCCGCTCCAGCTCCCGTCGCTCGTCTTCCGAGAGCGTCCCCTCCGTGAGTGACTCCCAGCGCTCGTCGCGTGACTCGGCGCGCTGGCGCTCCCGCGCCACGCGGCCCAGCTCCAGGAGAAGTTTGTCGCTCATGGGAAGTCACTCACTTTGCGTATTTGCGGCGGGCCGTGCGGATCTGACAAGAGCTCCGCGCCGAGCCGGCGGCTCAGCTTCCCCAGCCGGCTCTGCCAGGCGTAGACGGCCTCCCGGCTCATCCTCATCTGCTCGCAGACCTCGGGCACCGTGCGCTGCTGGATGAAGATGAGCTCGAAGAGGGAGAGGCCCAGCGGGCTGAGCTCCTCGCGCAGGCGGTCCAGGAGGGCCTCCAGCATCTGCTGGGACTCCAGCCGCAGCTCCACGCCCGAGTGGTCCTCGGGGGTGTCGAGCTCCTCCATCAGCGTGGGGTCCTCCGTCCAGGGACTGCGCCGCGCCGTCCGGAGGATGGAGGCCACCTGCCGCTCGGCGACGAAGCCGACGAAGCTGGCCAGCGTCAGGCCGCGCTCGGGCTTCCACGCCCGCAGCGCCTTGCCCTGCTCGGCGAAGAGGGCGGCGAACACGTCCTGCGTCAGGTCCGCCACTTCCTGGCGGATGTTCCGCCCGCTCGCTGCCACGGCCCGGCGCAGCAGGGCTCGCGCCACGCGGGCCTGGATGACGGGGGTGAGCGCATCCACCAGCGCGCGCAGCGCCTCGCCATCCCGGGCGAGCGCGCGTTCCACCAGCTCCGAGGTTCCCTCCGTTACGCCGCGAGTCATTTAAGTCCGAGGACTCTAGAGGTGCCGCCGCGCGGGTGTCCACCCGCCGTGCCGGGGGCGGAAGAATTCCGTTTCTCGCAATGGCTTGTCAGATATTCCAAAGCCGCCGCGAAAAGCCTCATGCACTCGCAAGGAGGCTTCATTGTCCGTTGACTCGTCACACGTTCATCGCCGTTCCGTCCGCACGCCGGTTGCCCTGTCTCTCATCGCCGGTCTCGTCGGGTTCTCCGCCCCAGCGGAGGCCGCCGACGAGCGCGACATCGTCCAGAGCCCCATCGTCTTCCCGTGGAACACCGTGGTGAAGGTGAAGCTCGGCCCGTTGGGTGGAGGCCGCGGCAGCGGCGGGCTCATCGCGGGCTGCACCATCCTGACCAACGGGCACGTGGTCTGGAATGGCCAGACAGGCACCTGGCGTGAGGTCGCGTCGGTCCATCCCGGCAGCTACTACAGCGAGGTGCAGGGCAGCAGCGTCGACCCCTATGGGAGCAAGGTGGACTCGGGGCGCGCCACCAACACGAAGTGGATTGCCACGCTGGACAGCAAGTACGACTACGGCGCCATCTTCGTGTCGAGCTCGTTCGCCGGCATGGGCATCAACACCTATATCCCCGTCGCGTTCGAGGAGGAGCCCGGCTTCATCAACCTGTCGGGCTATCCGTCCGAGTCGCTGCCGCTCGCGGGGGTCGGCGTCAACCAGGAGCAGTGGCGCGGGTTCGGCGACGTCGGCCTCTACGAGTCGCGCAGGATGTACTACGACGCGACCTCGACGGGAGGCGCCAGCGGCAGCCCCGTCTGGGTCTACTACAGCAGCACGAACGAGCGGTACATCGTCGGAGTCAACCGGGGGCACAGCGCCGCCTGGGATGGAATCGGCGTTCGCATGGTCTCCCAGAACCAGAACGTCGTCGAAGGCTGGATGAACAGGCTGTGCTTCATCGGGCCCGGAGTGCCGGGCGCCGGTCAGCCGTTGCCGCGGTTGTCGTTGAGCGCGCTGCTGCAGACTCGGAAGACGGTGCTGGGCGCCCCCATCCCGCTGCATCCGCCGGGGTACTTCCGCGTGGTGAGCCCGCCGAGCAACCGCGATGGCCTCATCCCGAAGCGTGAGGTCCTGCAGATCATCGAGGGCACGTACTACCGCTGGCAGGAGTTCCACGCGCCGGGTGACGCCGTCCACGGGGCGGTGGAGGGAGACCCGGATGGGCAGCTCGCGCCCACCCGCTTCGTCCACCTCGTGGCCCCGGAGAATCGCTGGCTCACGGCCGAGGAGGCCTCGGTGGTCCTCTCGGCGTCGCTCCTCTGGATGAAGTCCGCGCAGCCGACGAACCCGGTCCTCGACCCGTCGTCTTCGCAGGTCCAGGCCGTGCAGCCTCCCGCGCCGCTTCAGGTCAACGACGATCCCACCCAGCCGGAAGTCGGGGTCCAGAGCTCGAACTGACGCGCTCGAGTGCGCGGTGGATGACCGGGAGGAGGTCTGTTGAACCGAGCGCGTCCAGGGCCAGCTCCCACCGGCCCTCGGCGCAGAGGCCACTCAGGCCTCCGTCCTCATACGCTTGCCGGGCCGCGGTCCTCAGCGCTTCGCGTACCGCCTCGGCGACCGCGCGCCCTGCCTCGTCACAGCGTTTGCAATCGAGCTCGACTCCCAGCCGGCTGCGCCTCCCTTCCTCCGTGAGGATCCAGGGGCGCACCACCCAGGGCGGGTCATGGCGCATGTGCTGCCGGTGGCCACATTCGAGGTCGGCGACCCAGTGCTCTTCCTGGTCGCGATG
Proteins encoded in this region:
- a CDS encoding S8/S53 family peptidase, producing the protein MKSVRFLVAGILAVGVTACAPSGASPEEGGSPALTRGTFALDAGAPPCPMMGGTCVPVSPPIPQDAACPSNRWIAVLAEGIDSCPQGPSGQGGQWAGARLFEVSRGQWALPPGLAPFCSYDWQTPGGGLPSQQAVTLLKSGLGARALRLDRDCQVVAPMGSSATVKAAWQTLHTDFHAQTGQLAVLPPGGTFQPAEVRVAIVDSAPHRYSDGEAVEDRLGHGHAMGRVVRELGCPDGSPVCIAQVANHLALPQVTPNVRDLAHGGYFGEQTQLARAIHAAVTEWRGHNAGEVPPGKTATPQPRLVVNLSLAWDGRFGGAYSGDLVEQLPAPVRAVHAAITHAVCRGGLVIAAAGNDPGGPEPVFGAMYPADWEQKPAPALAQCEPFEGLGYSGTGAYPPLPPAGATVYRPLVYAVGGVRGDDAPLASTRPGGRPRLAAPGAHALATDVDATGALVPTDILTGTSVSTAVVSGLVATLWGYRPELSGPELMERVRQASVSLGTPADFCLGGSPCPWAVTDPRRVIRRVSLCEALVQACKGGPGRCPPSTQLPECTPRPAYGSPLPSLDEGAWASIESKLTRTIDGSTLDVELPPLAVCRQSTLRSNRWRYDETVCPFRQYYGIPLRPWTNPQPSKNPCICCWFRADPLETPAPTAVLYISIDSEFSSRSLDSPTLILNDKHTVDLSGLLELAGQPTLAAGDEVKVTAIPLDPDWLPIKRAVLTLRGEELGVPYSTFDELLLQ
- a CDS encoding CHAT domain-containing protein; translated protein: MRRAALLLALALVLTSGACQCQRQAPAALPPPPPTQSLRVGFAGCAAVIGGPVCELPGDRRLRLWVELPARVALAVSAGGARLPVEEREAPGGRACTFVVPAGATEVVLEVALPGGPAVWRLPVRETEPVPLLQRATALRMEGKADEAARLLREEAPALPDVARARARSLLARVELSLGHSEEAVALLRETLKLHRDAQRRSDETSDAMVLTYTLIHHGRRFTEAREVLGALGPLEGSHPEGSAHVAYHEGLLALESGDPGTALRHFTEAALLAERLGIGRMQRAVQQVLATTLQSLGRDAESLALLEVLRAETGDSDCEKADLLTNIGWGLLLAREAGGPPRGEPEPPLEEALALYRGVCASPDDEANVLVNLALAELHAGRAEAAAARLREARRARPEPGARLALWWLDLEGRILLAAGHARQARHRFARLAELAEASASPEARWRAAFGRARAAEQLGDVRAALATYAQAEDLLDGEALRVPLMEGRHVFLRERERGSRAYVTLAVKAGHVEEALEVARRARARVLEAVRLSGRVTHLPSAERARWDSALSAYRQEREALDEEAARDWRLSAARLAEVRQARRLREERLRALLEEAFSLLAPASAVSPSRGARARPVPGELWLVYYPAPRGWVGFAADDRGVTARFLEPVSPGAPPATLAATLLEPFHAELAAARRVTLVPYGVLRAVDFHALPFNGDALVAGRPVAYALDLARSESRLAGAGARERTALIVADPEGNLPQAREEARRVDEALRGDWRVQMLSGPAATGAGVRAALERAELFHYAGHGRFAGLGGWESTMPLHEGRLLVGDVLALRRVPSWVVLSGCETVRAAQDSPVEGLELAQAFLAAGAQGAVAAWREVDDAHAMELMRALYREGGPGTSTELPDALRRAQLELRASRPESDWAAFRALVP
- a CDS encoding RNA polymerase sigma factor produces the protein MTRGVTEGTSELVERALARDGEALRALVDALTPVIQARVARALLRRAVAASGRNIRQEVADLTQDVFAALFAEQGKALRAWKPERGLTLASFVGFVAERQVASILRTARRSPWTEDPTLMEELDTPEDHSGVELRLESQQMLEALLDRLREELSPLGLSLFELIFIQQRTVPEVCEQMRMSREAVYAWQSRLGKLSRRLGAELLSDPHGPPQIRKVSDFP
- a CDS encoding trypsin-like serine peptidase; protein product: MSVDSSHVHRRSVRTPVALSLIAGLVGFSAPAEAADERDIVQSPIVFPWNTVVKVKLGPLGGGRGSGGLIAGCTILTNGHVVWNGQTGTWREVASVHPGSYYSEVQGSSVDPYGSKVDSGRATNTKWIATLDSKYDYGAIFVSSSFAGMGINTYIPVAFEEEPGFINLSGYPSESLPLAGVGVNQEQWRGFGDVGLYESRRMYYDATSTGGASGSPVWVYYSSTNERYIVGVNRGHSAAWDGIGVRMVSQNQNVVEGWMNRLCFIGPGVPGAGQPLPRLSLSALLQTRKTVLGAPIPLHPPGYFRVVSPPSNRDGLIPKREVLQIIEGTYYRWQEFHAPGDAVHGAVEGDPDGQLAPTRFVHLVAPENRWLTAEEASVVLSASLLWMKSAQPTNPVLDPSSSQVQAVQPPAPLQVNDDPTQPEVGVQSSN
- a CDS encoding DUF3565 domain-containing protein; amino-acid sequence: MNQKITGFHRDQEEHWVADLECGHRQHMRHDPPWVVRPWILTEEGRRSRLGVELDCKRCDEAGRAVAEAVREALRTAARQAYEDGGLSGLCAEGRWELALDALGSTDLLPVIHRALERVSSSSGPRLPAGWDRR